A window of Phragmites australis chromosome 15, lpPhrAust1.1, whole genome shotgun sequence genomic DNA:
CGGTCGGATCTGGTACGGATCTTCGCGTAATTCCGCGGCCCCGCCGATCGCGGCGCTGACTTCAGCTCGGATCCAGCTGAGTGGATAagttgttgttttgttgcattttGCGTGGCTCGCTGGTGTGAGCTGGATGTGGGTTGCTgcagggggaggggaggggagcgatGGAGGCGGTGGACTACTCCGGGAAGCTCTTCGTCGGCGGCATCTCATGGGAGACGGACGAGGACCGCCTCCGCGAGTATTTCGCCCGGTTCGGGGAGGTCACCGAGGCCGTCATCATGCGGGACCGCAGCACCGGCCGCGCCCGCGGCTTCGGGTTCGTCGTCTTCGCtgacgccgccgtcgccgagcgcGTCACTATGGACAAGCACATGATCGACGGCCGCATGGTAATTACGTTATAGGAGTTCGCTTCCTTGCCTTCTTTGGGAATTCTCTTGTAAAGCTGTTGTTTTTTGTTCTCTGTGCGAGCTGAATTGGCCATTTGTGATTCAGGTGGAGGCGAAGAAAGCCGTTCCCAGGGACGACCACAGTATAATGAGCAAGAGCAATGGCAGCAGCATCGGATCACCTGGACCGGGCCGTACGAGAAAGATCTTTGTTGGAGGTCTGCCCCCTAATGTTACCGAGGCCGAGTTCAGAAGGTATTTTGAGCAATTCGGTGTGATAACCGATGTGGTTGTGATGTACGACCACAACACACAGAGGCCAAGGGGCTTTGGCTTCATCACCTACGATTCAGAAGACGCGGTGGATAAGGCTCTGCACAAGAACTTCCATGAGCTGAATGGTAAAATGGTTGAGGTCAAGAGAGCTGTTCCAAAGGAACAGTCTCCTGGACCTGTTGCCTGTTCACCTGCGGGAGGGCAGAACCATGCTATGAGCAGGGCTCATAGCTTCCTGAGTGGCTTCAACCAGGGGTACAACCCGAACCCGATAGGAGGTTATGGCATGAGGGTGGATGGAAGGTTTGGTCAGCTGACAGGTGCACGAAATGGTTTCTCTTCATTTGGCCCTGGTTATGGAATGAGCATGAATATTGAAGGTGGGACAGGTGCAAATTTTGGTGCAAACTCTGGTTTCATAAATAGCTCCAACGGGCGGCAAATAGGCTCGTACTACAATGGTAGTTCAAACAGATTAGGTAATCCTGTTGGGTACGTTGGCCTCACTGATGATTCAGGATCAATATTGAGCTCAATGTCAAGGAATGTTTGGGGTAATGGGAATTTAAACTACATGAGCAACCCTACAAACATGAATGCTTTCGCTTCAACTGGAATTGGAGGCCAAGTTAGTATTACTGGTGACAGTATTAATTGGGGAGGTCTCACTTCTGCTCATGGCATGGGTAGCATTTCAAGCCTCGGGTCGGGGAACCTTGGCCGTGGAACTGGAGATAATAACTTTGGTTTGCCTTCTGGCACCTATGGGAGGAGCAATTCAACTGGTACAATAGGTGAACCATTTTCTGCATCAGCCAATACATATGAAGTGAACAACCCAGATGCATATGGTAGCAGCTCTATTTATGGTGACACAAACTGGAGGTTCACGTCATCTGAGGTTCACATGCCTCCATTTGGTCATGATCTTGGAAATGTTGATCCAGATATCAAATCAGATATATCAGCGAGTTACATGGGCAGCTACAATAATCAGCCAAGCAGAGGTCAGTTGCCATTTCAACATTTTGCTATGAGCTACACATATATTTCCCTTTCTgtataaaaagaaatatgttgcATAATCATTTAGCTATCTCAATAGGtgggaaaattaaaaaaacatatttgaattgcAATTGATCATCTTTTACtcagtttagaaaaaaaaaagtctattgTTCCAACAAAAAAGTTCGATGACATGTGCTTAAGCCAGTTGACACAGCAGCATAAACAACAAGCCTTCCCTGTGGGGCATGCTAAATTCCATAAGTAATGCAAGTACCCTTTCCCAACAACATTTATTTTGAACAGAGTTAGTCTGTGTTTAACTAAAGCTTGAGTTTTATTTCCCTTTGTTACAAGTGTTGTTCAACTACAGGATGCCACTCTATATATTTCACACTCACTACCAGATAAAGCTAcaattcatatggttttggacATATATCCTATGACTTGTTAGAATGTGACCATTATCGATATAATTATAACATTATTGGCTCGTATTTCATATGACCATGAAATGCTCAAAACTTATCTTCAAAGTTAGGAAGTCATTCCTTTTATCCTGCATCATAGTGGATTTTAGTCATACTACTGTTTCAATATTCAGGTGTAATTTGTTGTTTACTTGTTTTTCGTCAAATGCATATAGTTGTCGTGGATATAAGTTCTTTTGAGTATTCTCTCTCCTTGTTGAGTTGAGTTACATGCTACAGGTAGATGATAGGAGTATTGCAATCAAACTATGAAAGTCATAGGTCATATGAGCGCTCTCGTTTAGCATTGAATTGCTCTCTGTTTGTGCACTTAAAATGTACTAGAAAGACTATGAATTTGTCGAAGCTTCTAAAATG
This region includes:
- the LOC133892430 gene encoding heterogeneous nuclear ribonucleoprotein 1-like; this translates as MEAVDYSGKLFVGGISWETDEDRLREYFARFGEVTEAVIMRDRSTGRARGFGFVVFADAAVAERVTMDKHMIDGRMVEAKKAVPRDDHSIMSKSNGSSIGSPGPGRTRKIFVGGLPPNVTEAEFRRYFEQFGVITDVVVMYDHNTQRPRGFGFITYDSEDAVDKALHKNFHELNGKMVEVKRAVPKEQSPGPVACSPAGGQNHAMSRAHSFLSGFNQGYNPNPIGGYGMRVDGRFGQLTGARNGFSSFGPGYGMSMNIEGGTGANFGANSGFINSSNGRQIGSYYNGSSNRLGNPVGYVGLTDDSGSILSSMSRNVWGNGNLNYMSNPTNMNAFASTGIGGQVSITGDSINWGGLTSAHGMGSISSLGSGNLGRGTGDNNFGLPSGTYGRSNSTGTIGEPFSASANTYEVNNPDAYGSSSIYGDTNWRFTSSEVHMPPFGHDLGNVDPDIKSDISASYMGSYNNQPSRGITS